One Streptomyces sp. NBC_00223 genomic window carries:
- the argH gene encoding argininosuccinate lyase produces the protein MRLWGGRFADGPAEALARLSASVHFDFRLAPYDIAGSRAHARALHTAGLLTADELARMIAGLDTLEADVAAGDFTGTIADEDVHTALERGLLERVGADLGGKLRAGRSRNDQIATLFRMYLRDHARIIGGLIADLQDALVGLAQAHPDTAMPGRTHLQHAQPVLFAHHVLAHAQALSRDAERLRQWDERTAVSPYGSGALAGSSLGLDPEAVARDLGFEHGSVGNSIDGTAARDFVAEFAFVTAMIGVNLSRIAEEVILWNTKEFSFVTLHDAFSTGSSIMPQKKNPDIAELARGKSGRLIGNLTGLLATLKALPLAYNRDLQEDKEPVFDSCDQLEVLLPAFTGMMATLTVHRERLEELAPAGFSLATDIAEWLVRQGVPFRVAHEVAGECVKVCEAEGIELGDLTDEQFAKISEHLTPEVRGVLDVAGSLASRNGRGGTAPSAVAVQLAEVKADLAAQHTWANADR, from the coding sequence CTGCGGCTGTGGGGCGGCCGGTTCGCCGACGGCCCCGCCGAGGCGCTGGCCCGGCTCTCCGCCTCCGTGCACTTCGACTTCCGGCTGGCCCCGTACGACATCGCGGGCTCCCGGGCGCATGCCCGGGCGCTGCACACGGCCGGGCTGCTGACGGCGGACGAGCTGGCGCGGATGATCGCCGGGCTCGACACCCTCGAAGCGGACGTGGCCGCCGGTGACTTCACCGGCACCATCGCCGACGAGGACGTGCACACCGCGCTGGAGCGCGGTCTGCTGGAGCGGGTCGGCGCCGACCTCGGCGGCAAGCTGCGGGCCGGCCGGTCGCGCAACGACCAGATCGCCACGCTCTTCCGGATGTACCTGCGCGACCACGCCCGGATCATCGGCGGTCTGATCGCCGACCTCCAGGACGCGCTGGTCGGCCTCGCGCAGGCGCACCCGGACACCGCGATGCCCGGCCGCACCCACCTCCAGCACGCCCAGCCGGTGCTCTTCGCCCACCATGTGCTCGCACACGCCCAGGCGCTGTCGCGGGACGCGGAGCGGCTGCGGCAGTGGGACGAGCGCACGGCCGTGTCGCCGTACGGTTCGGGCGCGCTCGCCGGGTCCTCGCTCGGCCTCGACCCCGAGGCCGTCGCCCGTGACCTGGGCTTCGAGCACGGCTCGGTGGGCAACTCGATCGACGGCACCGCGGCGCGGGACTTCGTGGCCGAGTTCGCCTTCGTCACCGCGATGATCGGGGTGAACCTCTCCCGGATCGCGGAGGAGGTCATCTTGTGGAACACGAAGGAGTTCTCCTTCGTCACCCTGCACGACGCCTTCTCCACCGGCTCGTCGATCATGCCGCAGAAGAAGAACCCGGACATCGCGGAGCTGGCGCGCGGCAAGTCCGGGCGGCTGATCGGCAATCTCACCGGGCTGCTCGCGACGCTCAAGGCGCTGCCGCTGGCGTACAACAGGGACCTCCAGGAGGACAAGGAGCCGGTCTTCGACTCCTGCGACCAACTGGAGGTGCTGCTCCCGGCGTTCACCGGGATGATGGCCACCCTCACCGTGCACCGCGAGCGTCTTGAGGAGCTGGCCCCGGCCGGCTTCTCGCTCGCCACCGACATCGCCGAGTGGCTGGTACGGCAGGGTGTGCCGTTCCGGGTCGCCCACGAGGTCGCGGGGGAGTGCGTCAAGGTCTGCGAGGCCGAGGGCATCGAGCTGGGCGATCTGACGGACGAGCAGTTCGCCAAGATCTCCGAGCATCTGACGCCCGAGGTCCGCGGGGTGCTCGACGTGGCCGGTTCGCTGGCCTCGCGCAACGGGCGCGGCGGTACGGCGCCGAGCGCGGTCGCCGTCCAGCTCGCCGAGGTCAAGGCCGATCTGGCCGCCCAGCACACCTGGGCGAACGCCGACCGATAG
- a CDS encoding acetylornithine transaminase produces MDNYGLPRLPLVRGEGARFWDADGKVYLDFLGGIAVNSLGTAHPAVIEAVSRQVASLGHVSNLFIAEPPVALAERLLRLSGRPGRVYFSNSGAEANEAAFKIGRLTGRTRMVATEGAFHGRTMGSLALTGQPKKRDAFHPLPGDVTHVPFGDVDALRAAVTTDTALVIIEPLQGENGVVVPPAGYLRAARDITAATGTLLVLDEVQTGIGRTGHWFECQAQGVEPDVVTLAKGLGGGLPIGATLAFGPAADLLTPGAHGSTFGGNPVACAAALAVLDTIEADGILDNVKRQGEKLRQGIEALRHPLVDHVRGSGLLIGIVLTEPLSGAIQQAAQDAGFLVNAAVPDTVRLAPPLIVGDAETDAFLQALPGVLDQVYEAARATTRAVAAAGAPSAAQADRPGR; encoded by the coding sequence ATGGACAACTACGGGCTGCCGCGGCTGCCCCTGGTCCGCGGCGAGGGCGCGAGGTTCTGGGACGCCGACGGCAAGGTCTATCTGGACTTCCTCGGCGGCATCGCCGTCAACTCGCTCGGCACCGCGCACCCGGCCGTGATCGAGGCGGTGTCCCGGCAGGTCGCCTCCCTCGGCCATGTCTCCAACCTCTTCATCGCCGAGCCGCCGGTCGCGCTCGCCGAACGGCTGCTCCGGCTCTCCGGCAGGCCCGGGCGGGTGTACTTCTCCAACTCCGGCGCCGAGGCCAACGAGGCCGCCTTCAAGATCGGCCGGCTGACCGGGCGTACCCGTATGGTCGCCACCGAGGGCGCCTTCCACGGCCGGACGATGGGCTCGCTCGCGCTCACCGGCCAGCCGAAGAAACGTGACGCCTTCCACCCGCTGCCCGGTGACGTCACCCATGTGCCGTTCGGCGATGTGGACGCGCTGCGGGCCGCCGTCACCACCGACACCGCGCTGGTGATCATCGAACCCCTCCAGGGCGAGAACGGCGTCGTCGTACCGCCCGCCGGATATCTGCGGGCGGCCCGCGATATCACCGCCGCGACCGGCACCCTGCTCGTGCTGGACGAGGTGCAGACCGGCATCGGGCGTACCGGGCACTGGTTCGAGTGCCAGGCCCAGGGCGTCGAGCCCGATGTGGTCACCCTGGCCAAGGGGCTGGGCGGCGGGCTGCCGATCGGCGCGACCCTCGCCTTCGGCCCGGCCGCCGACCTGCTCACGCCGGGCGCCCACGGGTCGACCTTCGGCGGCAACCCGGTCGCCTGCGCCGCCGCGCTGGCCGTCCTCGACACCATTGAGGCGGACGGCATCCTGGACAACGTCAAGCGCCAGGGCGAGAAGCTGCGGCAGGGCATCGAGGCGCTGCGACACCCGCTGGTCGATCATGTGCGCGGTTCCGGGCTGCTGATCGGTATCGTGCTCACCGAGCCGCTGTCCGGAGCGATCCAGCAGGCGGCTCAGGACGCCGGATTCCTGGTGAACGCCGCCGTGCCCGACACGGTACGGCTCGCGCCGCCGCTCATCGTGGGCGACGCCGAGACGGACGCGTTCCTCCAGGCCCTGCCCGGTGTCCTCGACCAGGTGTACGAGGCCGCTCGGGCCACCACCCGGGCCGTCGCGGCCGCGGGGGCCCCGAGCGCCGCTCAGGCCGACCGGCCGGGACGATGA
- the argJ gene encoding bifunctional glutamate N-acetyltransferase/amino-acid acetyltransferase ArgJ — MSVTAAKGFTAAGIAAGIKANGNPDLALVVNTGPRRAAAGVFTSNRVKAAPVLWTEQVLKGGAVTAVVLNSGGANACTGPQGFQDTHATAERVADVLGHSAGEIAVASTGLIGVTLPMDKLLPGIDRAAAELSEHGGEKAALAIKTTDTVHKTAVVSGTGWSVGGMAKGAGMLAPGLATMLVVLTTDADLDAGTLDKALRDATRRTFDRIDSDGCMSTNDTVLLLASGASEVAPEYGEFADAVHTVCADLARQLIGDAEGASKDIRIEVVGAASEEDAVEVGRSIARNNLLKCAVHGEDPNWGRVLSAIGTTGAAFEPDRLNVAINGVWVCRNGSVGEDRDLVDMRFREVVITADLSAGAESAVIWANDLTADYVHENSAYSS; from the coding sequence GTGAGCGTCACGGCAGCGAAAGGGTTCACGGCGGCGGGGATCGCCGCCGGGATCAAGGCGAACGGCAACCCGGACCTGGCCCTCGTGGTCAACACCGGGCCGCGCCGCGCCGCCGCGGGCGTCTTCACCTCCAACCGGGTGAAGGCCGCGCCCGTCCTGTGGACGGAGCAGGTGCTCAAGGGCGGCGCGGTGACCGCCGTCGTCCTCAACTCCGGCGGGGCCAACGCCTGTACGGGCCCCCAGGGCTTCCAGGACACCCACGCCACCGCCGAGCGGGTGGCCGACGTACTCGGCCACAGCGCCGGCGAGATCGCGGTGGCCTCCACCGGTCTGATCGGCGTCACCCTGCCGATGGACAAGCTGCTGCCGGGCATCGACCGGGCGGCCGCCGAACTGTCCGAGCACGGCGGCGAGAAGGCCGCGCTCGCCATCAAGACCACCGACACCGTGCACAAGACGGCCGTCGTGAGCGGTACCGGCTGGAGCGTCGGCGGCATGGCCAAGGGCGCGGGCATGCTCGCGCCGGGCCTGGCCACCATGCTCGTCGTCCTGACCACCGACGCCGACCTCGACGCCGGGACCCTGGACAAGGCGCTGCGCGACGCGACCCGGCGGACCTTCGACCGGATCGACTCCGACGGCTGTATGTCCACCAACGACACCGTGCTGCTGCTGGCCTCGGGCGCTTCCGAAGTCGCCCCGGAGTACGGCGAGTTCGCCGACGCGGTGCACACGGTCTGCGCCGATCTGGCCCGGCAGCTGATCGGCGACGCGGAGGGCGCGAGCAAGGACATCAGGATCGAGGTGGTGGGCGCGGCCTCGGAGGAGGACGCCGTCGAGGTCGGCCGTTCCATCGCCCGCAACAACCTGCTCAAGTGCGCCGTGCACGGCGAGGACCCCAACTGGGGCCGGGTGCTCTCCGCGATCGGCACCACCGGCGCCGCCTTCGAGCCCGACCGGCTGAACGTGGCGATCAACGGTGTGTGGGTGTGCAGGAACGGCTCGGTCGGCGAGGACCGCGACCTGGTCGACATGCGCTTCCGCGAGGTCGTCATCACCGCCGATCTGTCCGCCGGAGCGGAGTCCGCCGTGATCTGGGCCAACGATCTCACGGCCGACTACGTCCACGAGAACAGCGCGTACAGCTCATGA
- a CDS encoding argininosuccinate synthase, translated as MTERVVLAYSGGLDTSVAIGWIAEETGAEVIAVAVDVGQGGEDMDLIRKRAIACGAVEAEVADAKDEFADEYCLPAIKANALYMDRYPLVSALSRPVIVKHLVAAAQKHGASTVAHGCTGKGNDQVRFEAGITSLAPGLKCIAPVRDYAMTRDKAIAFCEEKNLPIATTKKSPYSIDQNVFGRAVETGFLEDIWNAPIEDVYEYTQNPATPREADEVTITFKQGVPVAIDGQPVTVLEAIQQLNVRAGAQGIGRIDMVEDRLVGIKSREIYEAPGAIALITAHQELESVTVERELARYKRQVEQRWGELVYDGLWFSPLKRALDGFVNEANEHVSGEVRMVLHGGRAVVNGRKSDESLYDFNLATYDTGDTFDQSLSKGFIEIFGLSSKIAAKRDQAQ; from the coding sequence GTGACCGAGCGCGTCGTACTCGCCTACTCAGGCGGCCTGGACACCTCCGTCGCCATCGGCTGGATCGCCGAGGAGACCGGCGCCGAAGTCATCGCCGTGGCGGTGGACGTCGGCCAGGGCGGCGAGGACATGGACCTCATCCGCAAGCGCGCGATCGCCTGCGGCGCGGTCGAGGCCGAGGTCGCGGACGCCAAGGACGAGTTCGCGGACGAGTACTGCCTCCCCGCGATCAAGGCCAACGCCCTCTACATGGACCGCTACCCGCTGGTCTCGGCGCTCTCCCGGCCGGTCATCGTCAAGCACCTGGTGGCCGCCGCCCAGAAGCACGGCGCCTCCACGGTCGCCCACGGCTGCACCGGCAAGGGCAACGACCAGGTCCGGTTCGAGGCCGGCATCACCTCGCTCGCCCCCGGCCTGAAGTGCATCGCCCCGGTCCGCGACTACGCGATGACCCGGGACAAGGCCATCGCGTTCTGCGAGGAGAAGAACCTCCCGATCGCGACCACCAAGAAGTCGCCGTACTCCATCGACCAGAACGTCTTCGGGCGGGCCGTCGAGACCGGCTTCCTGGAGGACATCTGGAACGCGCCGATCGAGGACGTGTACGAGTACACGCAGAACCCGGCGACTCCCCGCGAGGCCGACGAGGTGACGATCACCTTCAAGCAGGGCGTCCCGGTCGCCATCGACGGGCAGCCGGTCACGGTCCTTGAGGCGATCCAGCAGCTGAACGTACGGGCCGGCGCCCAGGGCATCGGCCGGATCGACATGGTCGAGGACCGGCTGGTCGGCATCAAGTCCCGGGAGATCTACGAGGCCCCCGGCGCGATCGCCCTGATCACCGCCCACCAGGAGCTGGAGAGCGTCACCGTCGAGCGCGAGCTGGCCCGCTACAAGCGGCAGGTCGAGCAGCGCTGGGGCGAGCTGGTCTACGACGGTCTGTGGTTCTCCCCGCTCAAGCGGGCGCTGGACGGCTTCGTCAACGAGGCCAACGAGCATGTCTCCGGCGAGGTCCGGATGGTCCTGCACGGCGGCCGGGCCGTCGTCAACGGCCGGAAGTCCGACGAGTCGCTCTACGACTTCAACCTGGCCACGTACGACACCGGTGACACCTTCGACCAGTCGCTGTCCAAGGGCTTCATCGAGATCTTCGGCCTGTCCTCGAAGATCGCGGCCAAGCGGGACCAGGCCCAGTGA
- the argB gene encoding acetylglutamate kinase: MTSPNLRPGVPPRKHTAMPKAQILIEALPWLTRHNGRVVVIKFGGNAMVDEELKAAFAQDVVFLRQAGLKPVVVHGGGPQISAQLDRHGLVSEFKAGLRVTTPEAMDVVRMVLAGQVQRELVGLLNRHGPLAVGLTGEDAHTITAVKHYPRIDGESVDIGRVGEITAIDTGAIEALLADGRIPVVSSIARAADDHHVYNVNADTAAAALAAALGAETLMVLTDVEGLYEDWPNSDDVISRLTATELEKLLPDLSSGMVPKMEGCLFAVRNGVRTARVIDGRVQHSILLEIFTDEGIGTMVVPDAPATAPQEGGVQ; this comes from the coding sequence ATGACGTCCCCCAACCTCCGGCCGGGGGTACCCCCGCGCAAGCACACCGCGATGCCGAAGGCGCAGATCCTCATCGAGGCGCTGCCCTGGCTCACCCGGCACAACGGCCGGGTGGTGGTCATCAAGTTCGGCGGAAACGCCATGGTGGACGAGGAGCTGAAGGCCGCCTTCGCCCAGGACGTGGTCTTCCTGCGGCAGGCCGGGCTCAAGCCCGTCGTCGTGCACGGCGGCGGCCCGCAGATCAGCGCCCAGCTCGACCGGCACGGCCTGGTCAGCGAGTTCAAGGCCGGGCTGCGGGTCACCACCCCCGAGGCGATGGACGTCGTACGGATGGTGCTGGCCGGGCAGGTGCAGCGTGAACTCGTCGGGCTGCTCAACCGGCACGGCCCGCTCGCGGTCGGTCTGACCGGCGAGGACGCCCACACCATCACCGCCGTCAAGCACTACCCGCGGATCGACGGCGAGTCCGTCGACATCGGCCGGGTCGGCGAGATCACCGCCATAGACACCGGCGCGATCGAGGCACTGCTCGCCGACGGCCGTATCCCGGTCGTCTCCTCCATCGCCCGCGCCGCCGACGACCACCACGTCTACAACGTCAACGCCGACACCGCGGCCGCCGCGCTGGCCGCCGCGCTCGGCGCCGAGACGCTGATGGTCCTCACCGACGTCGAGGGCCTGTACGAGGACTGGCCGAACAGCGACGACGTGATCAGCCGGCTGACCGCCACCGAGCTGGAGAAGCTGCTGCCCGACCTGTCCAGCGGCATGGTGCCGAAGATGGAGGGCTGTCTGTTCGCCGTGCGCAACGGCGTACGCACCGCCCGGGTCATCGACGGCCGGGTCCAGCACTCGATCCTGCTGGAGATCTTCACCGACGAGGGGATCGGCACGATGGTCGTGCCCGACGCCCCCGCGACCGCACCGCAAGAAGGGGGAGTCCAGTGA
- a CDS encoding arginine repressor has translation MTEAHTQGGSQAVPQTRTARHRRIVDILGRQPVRSQSQLAKLLADDGLSVTQATLSRDLDELGAVKIRTNDGELIYAVPSEGGFRTPQAPLGESVKEERMRRLAAELLISAEASANLVVIRTPPGAAQFLASAIDQAEVYDILGTIAGDDTVMLISRDASGGQKLADHLLRLAQGDA, from the coding sequence ATGACCGAGGCGCACACGCAGGGCGGCAGCCAGGCCGTACCGCAGACCCGTACGGCACGGCACCGCAGGATCGTGGACATCCTCGGCCGCCAGCCGGTGCGGTCGCAGAGCCAGCTGGCCAAACTGCTCGCCGACGACGGGCTGAGCGTCACCCAGGCGACGCTCAGCCGGGACCTCGACGAACTCGGCGCCGTCAAGATCCGCACCAATGACGGCGAACTCATCTACGCGGTGCCCTCCGAGGGCGGTTTCCGCACCCCGCAGGCGCCGCTCGGCGAGTCGGTCAAGGAGGAGCGGATGCGGCGGCTCGCCGCCGAACTCCTCATCTCGGCCGAGGCGTCCGCGAACCTCGTGGTGATCCGCACCCCGCCGGGCGCGGCCCAGTTCCTGGCCTCCGCGATCGACCAGGCCGAGGTGTACGACATCCTGGGCACGATCGCGGGCGACGACACGGTGATGCTGATCAGCCGGGACGCCTCGGGCGGCCAGAAGCTGGCCGACCACCTGCTGCGGCTGGCCCAGGGCGACGCCTGA
- a CDS encoding lysophospholipid acyltransferase family protein yields MSRSVLKAILGVLMRVLYRPVVEGVEHIPGDGPVILAGNHVTFVDSLFLSLVVERQVYFIGKDEYVTGRGVKGRLMAWFFTTCGMIPVDRDGGHGGVAALMTGRRVLDEGKIFGIYPEGTRSPDGRLYRGRTGVARLTLMTGAPVVPFAMVGTDKVQPGGTGMPRIAPVAIRFGAALDFSRYEGMDRDRYVLRAVTDEVMSHVMRLGGQEYVDIYATKAKAA; encoded by the coding sequence ATGTCCCGCAGCGTGCTGAAGGCGATTCTCGGAGTGCTGATGCGCGTCCTGTACCGCCCGGTGGTGGAAGGCGTGGAGCACATTCCGGGCGACGGGCCGGTGATCTTGGCGGGTAACCATGTCACCTTCGTCGACTCGCTGTTCCTCTCCCTCGTGGTCGAGCGGCAGGTGTACTTCATCGGCAAGGACGAGTACGTCACCGGAAGGGGTGTCAAGGGCCGGCTGATGGCCTGGTTCTTCACCACCTGCGGGATGATCCCGGTCGACCGCGACGGCGGCCACGGCGGTGTCGCGGCCCTGATGACCGGGCGGCGCGTCCTGGACGAGGGCAAGATCTTCGGCATCTACCCCGAGGGCACCCGCTCCCCCGACGGCCGGCTCTACCGCGGCCGTACCGGTGTCGCCCGGCTGACCCTGATGACCGGCGCCCCCGTGGTGCCGTTCGCGATGGTCGGCACCGACAAGGTCCAGCCCGGCGGCACCGGCATGCCCCGGATCGCCCCGGTCGCCATCCGCTTCGGCGCCGCGCTCGACTTCTCCCGCTACGAGGGCATGGACCGCGACCGCTACGTACTGCGCGCGGTGACCGACGAGGTCATGAGCCATGTGATGCGCCTGGGCGGCCAGGAGTACGTCGACATCTACGCGACCAAGGCGAAGGCCGCCTGA
- the argC gene encoding N-acetyl-gamma-glutamyl-phosphate reductase, translating to MTVRVAVAGASGYAGGEVLRLLVGHPEVEIGAVTGNSNAGQPLGALQPHLVPLAGRVLERTTPETLAGHDVVFLALPHGQSAAVAEQLGEDVLVVDMGADFRLKDPADWERFYGSPHAGSWPYGLPELPGARAALEGSKRVAVPGCYPTAVSLALWPAYGAALVEAEAVIVAASGTSGAGKAAKTHLLGSEVMGSMSPYGVGGGHRHTPEMIQNLGAVAGEPVSVSFTPTLAPMSRGILATCSARARAGVTAQDVRAAYEKAYADEPFVHLLPEGQWPATAAVYGSNAVQVQVAYDESVGRVIAISAIDNLTKGTAGGAVQSMNIALGLPEATGLSTIGVAP from the coding sequence ATGACAGTGCGGGTGGCGGTTGCCGGTGCCAGTGGGTACGCCGGGGGAGAGGTGCTCAGACTGCTCGTGGGGCACCCCGAGGTCGAGATCGGGGCGGTGACCGGGAACTCCAACGCCGGTCAGCCGCTCGGCGCTCTCCAGCCGCACCTGGTGCCGCTGGCCGGGCGCGTACTGGAACGCACCACCCCGGAGACCCTGGCCGGGCACGACGTGGTCTTCCTCGCGCTGCCGCACGGCCAGTCCGCGGCCGTCGCCGAGCAGCTGGGCGAGGACGTGCTGGTCGTCGACATGGGAGCCGACTTCCGGCTCAAGGACCCGGCCGACTGGGAGCGGTTCTACGGGTCGCCGCACGCGGGCAGCTGGCCGTACGGGCTGCCCGAGCTGCCGGGGGCCCGCGCCGCGCTGGAGGGGTCCAAGCGCGTCGCGGTCCCCGGCTGCTACCCGACGGCCGTCTCGCTGGCGCTCTGGCCCGCCTACGGGGCCGCGCTGGTCGAGGCCGAGGCGGTGATCGTGGCCGCGTCCGGCACGTCGGGCGCCGGCAAGGCCGCCAAGACGCATCTGCTCGGCTCCGAGGTCATGGGCTCGATGTCCCCGTACGGGGTCGGCGGCGGCCACCGGCACACCCCCGAGATGATCCAGAACCTCGGCGCGGTGGCGGGCGAGCCGGTGAGCGTGTCCTTCACCCCCACCCTCGCGCCCATGTCCCGCGGCATCCTCGCCACCTGCTCGGCCAGGGCCCGCGCCGGCGTCACCGCCCAGGACGTACGGGCGGCCTACGAGAAGGCGTACGCGGACGAGCCCTTCGTCCATCTGCTCCCGGAGGGCCAGTGGCCCGCGACCGCCGCCGTGTACGGCTCCAACGCCGTCCAGGTCCAGGTCGCGTACGACGAGAGCGTCGGGCGGGTGATCGCGATCAGCGCGATCGACAATCTGACCAAGGGCACGGCGGGCGGCGCGGTGCAGAGCATGAACATCGCCCTCGGCCTGCCCGAGGCGACGGGACTGTCCACGATCGGAGTGGCCCCTTGA